In Clostridium sp. SY8519, one genomic interval encodes:
- a CDS encoding ATP--corrinoid adenosyltransferase: protein MSNIRAYFGNGRGKTAAALGYAVTQAARGASVIIIGFLKQRDDEVFDYLTRLEPEIRCFRFQKSKELFEELPPECRNDEVMNMKNGLNYAKKVLQIGECDILILDEVLGLVDHGIITADELLELAGSGEEHMQVIVTGQKLDEALKSRIPCVYELKTCRQDGQDVE from the coding sequence ATGAGCAATATCAGAGCTTATTTCGGCAATGGCAGAGGAAAAACCGCCGCCGCGCTTGGCTATGCCGTGACGCAGGCTGCCAGGGGCGCGTCTGTGATCATCATCGGTTTTCTGAAACAGAGAGATGACGAAGTGTTCGACTATCTGACCCGTCTGGAGCCGGAGATCCGCTGTTTTCGTTTTCAGAAATCAAAGGAACTGTTTGAAGAGCTTCCGCCGGAATGCCGGAACGATGAAGTAATGAATATGAAGAACGGCCTGAATTATGCCAAAAAAGTGCTTCAGATCGGCGAGTGCGACATCCTGATCCTGGATGAAGTGCTGGGACTGGTGGACCATGGAATCATTACGGCGGATGAGCTGCTGGAACTGGCCGGTTCCGGTGAAGAGCACATGCAGGTGATTGTGACGGGGCAGAAGCTGGATGAGGCGTTAAAATCCCGCATCCCCTGTGTCTATGAACTGAAAACCTGCCGGCAGGACGGACAGGATGTGGAATAA
- the typA gene encoding translational GTPase TypA, which translates to MIQKREDVRNIAIIAHVDHGKTTLVDELLKQSGVFRENQEVQERVMDSNDIERERGITILSKNTAVFYKGTKINIIDTPGHADFGGEVERVLKMVNGVVLVVDAFEGAMPQTKFVLMKALALDLPVIVCINKIDRPEARPTEVVDEVLELLMDLDASDEQLDCPFLFASAKNGYAMRSPEDEPKDMVPLFETIIDHIPAPEGDPDASTQVLISTIDYNEYVGRIGVGKVDNGCLRINQDAVLVNHHDPDKQKKVRISKLYEFDGLNKVEVKEARIGSIVAISGIADIHIGDTICDPENPTAIPFQKISEPTISMNFIVNDSPLAGQEGKYITSRHIRDRLFRELNTDVSLRVEETDSPDSFKVSGRGELHLSVLIENMRREGFEFAVSKAEVLYHTDENGKKTEPMELAYVDVPDEFTGAVIEKLSQRKGELLNMGSISGGYTRLEFRIPSRGLIGYRGEFMTDTKGNGIINTIFDGYAPYRGDISYRKQGSLIAFEPGESVTYGLFSAQDRGTLFIGPGEKVYSGMVIGQCSRQEDIELNVCKKKHLTNTRTSSSDEALTLTPPKILSLEQALDFIDTDELLEVTPQSLRIRKKILDPTLRKRASFSKKNS; encoded by the coding sequence ATGATTCAGAAAAGAGAAGATGTAAGGAACATCGCCATCATCGCCCATGTCGACCACGGCAAAACCACCCTGGTGGACGAACTGCTCAAGCAGTCCGGCGTGTTCCGTGAAAACCAGGAAGTACAGGAGCGTGTCATGGATTCCAATGATATCGAGCGGGAGCGCGGTATCACCATTCTCTCCAAAAACACCGCCGTATTTTATAAAGGCACCAAAATCAACATCATCGACACCCCGGGCCATGCCGATTTCGGCGGTGAAGTGGAGCGTGTCCTGAAAATGGTCAACGGTGTCGTCCTGGTGGTGGACGCGTTCGAAGGCGCCATGCCCCAGACCAAATTTGTACTGATGAAAGCACTGGCCCTGGATCTGCCGGTTATCGTCTGCATCAACAAAATCGACCGTCCGGAAGCCCGCCCCACCGAAGTCGTGGACGAAGTCCTGGAGCTTTTAATGGATCTGGATGCTTCTGACGAACAGCTGGACTGCCCGTTCCTGTTTGCTTCCGCCAAAAACGGCTACGCAATGCGCAGTCCGGAAGATGAGCCTAAGGATATGGTTCCTCTTTTTGAAACCATCATTGACCATATCCCGGCACCGGAGGGTGATCCGGATGCCAGCACCCAGGTGCTGATTTCCACCATTGACTACAATGAATACGTCGGACGGATCGGCGTCGGCAAAGTAGACAACGGATGCCTCCGGATCAATCAGGACGCTGTCCTGGTCAACCACCACGATCCGGACAAACAGAAGAAAGTCCGCATCAGCAAACTGTATGAATTCGACGGATTAAATAAGGTAGAAGTCAAAGAAGCACGGATCGGATCCATTGTGGCAATCTCCGGAATTGCCGATATCCACATCGGCGATACCATCTGTGATCCGGAAAACCCGACGGCTATTCCCTTCCAGAAGATTTCGGAACCCACGATTTCCATGAATTTCATCGTCAACGACAGTCCCCTGGCCGGCCAGGAGGGAAAATATATTACCTCCCGCCATATCCGCGACCGTCTCTTCCGGGAGCTGAACACCGATGTTTCGCTCCGGGTGGAGGAAACCGACAGCCCGGACAGCTTCAAAGTATCCGGCCGCGGGGAACTGCATCTGTCTGTCCTGATTGAAAACATGCGGCGGGAAGGATTTGAATTTGCCGTCAGCAAAGCAGAAGTTCTCTACCACACCGATGAAAACGGCAAAAAAACCGAACCCATGGAGCTGGCGTATGTGGATGTCCCGGATGAATTCACCGGCGCGGTCATCGAAAAACTCAGCCAGCGCAAAGGCGAGCTTCTGAACATGGGCAGCATTTCCGGCGGATATACCCGTCTGGAGTTCCGGATTCCTTCCCGGGGACTCATCGGCTACCGGGGAGAATTCATGACCGACACCAAAGGAAACGGCATCATCAATACTATCTTTGACGGTTACGCCCCCTACCGCGGCGATATTTCCTACCGCAAGCAGGGTTCCCTGATTGCGTTTGAACCGGGAGAATCCGTCACCTACGGTCTGTTCTCCGCCCAGGACCGCGGTACACTGTTCATCGGACCGGGTGAAAAAGTGTACTCCGGTATGGTCATCGGCCAGTGCTCCCGCCAGGAGGATATCGAGTTAAATGTCTGCAAGAAGAAACATCTGACCAACACCAGAACTTCCAGCTCCGACGAAGCCCTGACGCTGACTCCTCCGAAAATCCTGAGTCTGGAACAGGCGCTGGATTTCATCGACACCGACGAGCTGCTGGAAGTCACACCGCAGAGCCTCCGGATCCGCAAGAAAATCCTGGATCCCACCCTGCGCAAACGTGCCTCTTTCAGCAAAAAGAACTCCTGA
- a CDS encoding ArsB/NhaD family transporter, translating to MTQEIIALVIFIVVITLIISGKVHETTAALAGAAALLITHIFTITKAISYVDFDTICVLVGMMMFVSVVKHSGLFEYVAIKCAKMAKGDPWKIMVAFMILTAVCSAFLDNVTTVLLVGPMAIIIAKILKINPIPMLLGQIFASNIGGTMTMIGDPPNIMIGSAAHLSFLDFIENTGVACVIGLIAVIFAMKIAYKKKLKADAKAIKKVMELDENKAISDKRLLKISVVMILLIIIAFFFHDKLGIESGTVALTAGVVMLLIGRQDVEETIHDVEWPTILFFIGLFVCVGGLEATGFISQLGSLIMKVSGGHLVATMLILLWASALISAILNNVPFIATLIPLVLALGHQGMNITPLWWAISLGACLGGNGTQIGASANVVLSGIAGKNGYPISFSRYTKVGMPVMLITILIATGFLLLKFGHLS from the coding sequence ATGACTCAGGAAATCATTGCCCTCGTGATTTTCATCGTTGTAATCACGCTGATCATCTCAGGCAAAGTCCATGAGACGACCGCGGCTTTGGCCGGCGCTGCCGCGCTTCTGATTACACACATCTTTACCATCACAAAGGCAATCTCTTATGTGGACTTTGATACCATCTGTGTCCTTGTGGGCATGATGATGTTCGTATCTGTAGTCAAGCACTCCGGATTATTTGAATATGTAGCCATTAAATGCGCCAAAATGGCAAAAGGCGATCCCTGGAAAATCATGGTTGCCTTCATGATTCTCACCGCAGTCTGCTCTGCGTTTCTGGACAACGTGACTACGGTCCTGCTGGTGGGACCCATGGCAATCATTATTGCCAAAATCCTGAAAATCAACCCCATCCCCATGCTGCTGGGACAGATCTTTGCCTCCAACATCGGCGGTACCATGACCATGATCGGCGATCCGCCAAATATCATGATCGGCAGCGCTGCCCATTTAAGCTTCCTGGACTTCATTGAAAACACCGGCGTTGCCTGCGTTATCGGACTGATCGCAGTCATCTTCGCCATGAAGATCGCCTATAAGAAAAAACTCAAGGCTGACGCCAAGGCGATTAAGAAAGTCATGGAGCTGGATGAAAACAAAGCCATCTCTGACAAACGCCTCTTAAAGATCAGCGTAGTAATGATCCTTCTGATTATCATTGCCTTTTTCTTCCATGACAAACTGGGCATCGAAAGCGGTACTGTAGCGCTGACCGCCGGTGTGGTGATGCTGCTCATCGGCCGGCAGGATGTGGAAGAAACGATTCATGATGTGGAATGGCCGACCATCCTGTTTTTCATCGGACTCTTTGTCTGTGTCGGCGGTCTGGAGGCCACCGGATTCATTTCACAGCTTGGCAGCCTGATCATGAAAGTATCCGGCGGTCATCTGGTAGCCACCATGCTGATTCTTCTGTGGGCTTCCGCGCTGATTTCCGCAATTCTGAACAATGTGCCGTTTATCGCCACACTGATTCCGCTGGTTCTCGCCCTCGGACATCAGGGAATGAACATTACCCCTCTGTGGTGGGCAATCTCCCTGGGCGCTTGTCTGGGCGGCAACGGTACCCAGATCGGAGCTTCCGCAAATGTGGTCTTAAGCGGTATCGCCGGCAAAAACGGCTATCCCATCTCCTTCTCGCGCTATACCAAAGTCGGAATGCCCGTCATGCTGATCACGATCCTCATTGCCACCGGATTCCTGCTTTTAAAATTCGGTCATTTAAGCTGA
- a CDS encoding branched-chain amino acid ABC transporter permease, whose amino-acid sequence MLQVIITGILLGGLYSMIGVGMSLVFGIMGLTNLAHGDLMILGTYITLVITRAAGLPLVLATIISVIVMCVLGFVIQQFLVNQVMDKGEAPALLVTFGLSIFLSNLMLKIFSADNQSINNALTSKNVITTEYLTVSASYLMAFIIACVIIIGLSLFMKYTNYGRAIRATSDDTMAAELMGVNTKLAFAVAMVICMGITAVAGTLVGSTFTFYPSSGTQYLIIAFGVVVIGGMGSLFGTLVGGIILGVAQLVGGHIFGSGVQMLVAYIVLLVILATRPNGLFAASAVRK is encoded by the coding sequence ATGCTGCAAGTTATCATTACAGGTATCCTCCTGGGAGGTCTGTATTCTATGATCGGTGTCGGCATGTCTCTGGTATTCGGTATCATGGGGCTGACCAACCTGGCCCATGGTGATCTGATGATCCTGGGTACATACATTACACTTGTTATTACGCGGGCAGCGGGCCTCCCGCTGGTTCTGGCAACCATTATTTCCGTCATCGTTATGTGCGTGCTGGGATTCGTGATTCAGCAGTTCCTGGTGAACCAGGTTATGGATAAAGGAGAGGCGCCGGCGCTGCTGGTAACCTTCGGCCTGTCCATCTTCCTGTCCAACCTGATGCTGAAGATTTTTTCAGCGGACAACCAGTCCATCAACAATGCGCTGACTTCAAAGAACGTGATTACCACAGAGTATCTGACGGTATCCGCCAGCTATCTGATGGCATTTATCATTGCCTGTGTAATCATCATCGGTCTGTCGCTGTTTATGAAGTATACCAATTACGGACGTGCGATCCGTGCCACATCAGATGACACGATGGCAGCCGAGCTGATGGGTGTAAACACCAAACTGGCATTCGCGGTAGCTATGGTAATCTGCATGGGCATCACGGCAGTCGCAGGCACGCTGGTAGGCTCTACCTTTACATTCTATCCCTCCTCCGGTACACAGTACCTGATCATCGCCTTCGGTGTGGTAGTTATCGGCGGTATGGGAAGTCTCTTCGGTACGCTGGTTGGCGGTATTATCCTTGGTGTGGCACAGCTGGTAGGCGGCCATATCTTCGGATCCGGCGTTCAGATGCTGGTGGCTTATATCGTGCTTCTGGTCATCCTCGCAACCCGTCCAAACGGTCTGTTTGCAGCTTCTGCAGTACGTAAATAA
- the hisA gene encoding phosphoribosylformimino-5-aminoimidazole carboxamide ribotide isomerase, with translation MEFRPCIDIHNGKVKQIVGGSLRDEGDRAAENFVAEQDSVFFADFYKKDGIRGGHVILLNGKDSEYYEATKQQALAALRAYPGGLQAGGGINPENAREFLEAGASHVIVTSYVFHDGTVNYENLEKLLAVTGREHLVLDLSCRKRDGAYYIVTDRWQKFTREKVTAELLDRLAEYADEFLIHAVDVEGRASGIEEDLAAMLGAWNRIPVTYAGGVGSFRDLARLKELGQNHVNVTIGSALDLFGGNMRYDEVLRAVREPVVRP, from the coding sequence GTGGAATTTCGACCATGCATTGATATTCACAATGGGAAAGTAAAACAGATCGTAGGCGGCAGTCTGCGGGATGAAGGGGACCGGGCGGCAGAGAATTTTGTCGCGGAGCAGGACAGTGTGTTTTTTGCGGATTTTTACAAAAAAGACGGTATCCGTGGCGGACATGTTATTCTGCTGAATGGAAAGGATTCCGAATATTATGAAGCGACGAAGCAGCAGGCCCTGGCAGCACTCCGGGCTTATCCCGGCGGACTGCAGGCGGGCGGGGGAATCAATCCGGAGAATGCCCGGGAATTCCTGGAGGCAGGCGCCAGCCATGTGATCGTCACTTCCTATGTATTTCATGACGGAACCGTAAATTATGAAAACCTGGAAAAACTGCTGGCAGTCACAGGCAGAGAGCATCTGGTGCTGGATTTAAGCTGCAGGAAAAGAGACGGCGCCTATTATATCGTGACGGACCGCTGGCAGAAGTTTACCAGGGAAAAGGTGACGGCAGAGCTTCTGGACCGGCTGGCAGAATATGCGGATGAATTCCTGATCCACGCGGTGGATGTGGAAGGCAGGGCATCCGGGATCGAAGAAGACCTGGCAGCCATGCTTGGCGCCTGGAACCGGATACCGGTTACCTACGCGGGCGGTGTCGGCAGTTTCCGGGACCTGGCCCGGCTGAAGGAACTGGGACAGAACCATGTCAATGTGACAATTGGCAGCGCCCTGGATCTCTTCGGCGGGAATATGCGTTATGACGAGGTGCTTCGGGCAGTCAGGGAGCCGGTGGTCAGACCGTGA
- a CDS encoding LL-diaminopimelate aminotransferase has product MFKVNENYLKLPGSYLFSTIAKKVAEYQEAHPEKELIRLGIGDVTQPLVPAIIQALHGAVDEMGKAETFRGYAPDLGYDFLRSAIVANDYKARGCEVYEDEVFVSDGAKSDSGNIQELFSEDSRIAVCDPVYPVYVDSNVMAGRTGVYNAETETWSNVIYMPTTRENGFVPEFPKETPDLIYLCLPNNPTGTTLTKDQLQDWVDYANRVGAVIIFDAAYEAYITEENVPHSIYECEGARTCAIEIRSFSKNAGFTGVRLGFTVVPKDLKCGDASLNAMWARRHGTKFNGAPYIVQRAGEAVYTPEGKAQIREQVGYYMKNAATIRKGLADAGFEVYGGINAPYIWMKTPDQMTSWEFFDYLLNEVNIVGTPGSGFGPSGEGYFRLTAFGTYENTLAALERFKAMK; this is encoded by the coding sequence ATGTTCAAGGTAAATGAAAACTATCTGAAGCTTCCGGGAAGCTATCTGTTCAGTACAATTGCGAAAAAAGTTGCGGAATATCAGGAGGCGCATCCGGAGAAAGAGCTGATCCGCCTGGGAATCGGCGATGTGACACAGCCGCTGGTGCCCGCGATTATCCAGGCACTGCACGGCGCGGTAGATGAGATGGGCAAAGCGGAGACATTCCGGGGATACGCGCCGGATCTCGGCTATGATTTCCTGAGAAGCGCGATCGTGGCCAATGACTATAAAGCCAGAGGCTGTGAAGTATACGAAGACGAAGTATTCGTATCAGACGGCGCCAAGAGCGATTCCGGCAATATTCAGGAACTCTTCAGCGAAGACAGCCGTATCGCGGTATGCGATCCGGTTTATCCGGTTTATGTGGATTCCAACGTAATGGCAGGCAGAACCGGGGTATACAATGCGGAGACCGAGACCTGGAGCAATGTGATTTACATGCCGACCACCAGAGAAAACGGCTTTGTTCCGGAATTCCCGAAGGAAACACCGGACCTGATCTATCTGTGCCTGCCGAACAACCCGACAGGAACCACACTGACCAAAGACCAGCTGCAGGACTGGGTGGATTACGCCAACCGCGTGGGCGCTGTGATTATCTTTGACGCGGCCTATGAGGCTTATATTACAGAAGAAAATGTTCCCCATTCGATCTATGAGTGTGAAGGCGCCAGAACCTGCGCCATCGAGATCCGCAGTTTTTCCAAAAACGCAGGATTTACCGGCGTGCGTCTTGGCTTCACGGTAGTGCCGAAAGACTTAAAATGCGGCGACGCTTCTCTGAATGCTATGTGGGCACGCCGCCACGGGACTAAATTCAACGGAGCGCCGTACATCGTACAGCGTGCCGGCGAGGCTGTCTACACACCGGAAGGAAAGGCACAGATCAGAGAACAGGTGGGCTATTACATGAAGAATGCCGCCACCATCCGCAAAGGTCTGGCAGATGCGGGCTTTGAGGTCTATGGCGGAATCAACGCGCCGTATATCTGGATGAAGACACCGGATCAGATGACTTCCTGGGAGTTCTTCGATTACCTGCTGAATGAGGTAAACATCGTGGGTACACCGGGATCCGGATTCGGCCCCAGCGGAGAAGGATACTTCCGGCTGACCGCGTTTGGTACGTATGAGAATACGCTGGCAGCCCTGGAACGGTTCAAAGCAATGAAATAA
- a CDS encoding branched-chain amino acid ABC transporter permease — MKAKSHSKSSLIILVIVLLLLFVAVPVTGNAKLIDVLTLICLYLAMSQMWNLLGGYAGMLSLGMQAFIGIGGYSLTILSVKYTMNVYLSIIIGAVICGLFALAVSPAVFKMSGVYFAIGTWIVAEALTIFFSNWKFVGYAQDWSIGSVFLMSPTVLYLTALVVAVLATLVVYGLLRSKTGLALMAMRDSTSAAEVMGVELYKTKLKCYVIACTMMGLIGGAQYMKTAYINPSTGFSINWTIAMTFAVIIGGLGYMEGPIIGSILYVIITQIMYNYPGMSNIVLGIIAIVVIMAAPQGIMGFIYEHTGFLLLSPRRSIPDFEPSAPAKGEASK; from the coding sequence ATGAAAGCAAAAAGCCATTCGAAATCCAGTCTGATTATACTGGTCATTGTTCTGCTGCTGCTGTTTGTCGCAGTGCCGGTAACGGGCAATGCAAAACTGATTGATGTACTGACACTGATCTGTCTGTATCTGGCCATGAGTCAGATGTGGAATCTGCTGGGCGGTTACGCCGGCATGCTGTCCCTTGGTATGCAGGCATTTATCGGTATCGGCGGATACAGTCTGACCATCCTGTCCGTGAAATATACCATGAATGTGTACCTGTCCATCATTATCGGCGCGGTGATCTGCGGACTGTTTGCCCTGGCGGTGTCACCGGCAGTCTTTAAAATGAGCGGTGTGTATTTTGCCATCGGTACCTGGATTGTAGCGGAAGCGCTGACGATCTTCTTCTCAAACTGGAAGTTTGTGGGATATGCCCAGGACTGGTCCATCGGATCCGTATTCCTGATGTCCCCCACCGTGCTGTATCTGACGGCTCTGGTGGTGGCGGTGCTGGCCACCCTGGTGGTATACGGCCTGCTTCGTTCCAAGACAGGACTTGCGCTGATGGCTATGCGTGACAGCACATCCGCGGCAGAGGTTATGGGTGTAGAGCTGTACAAAACCAAGCTGAAATGCTACGTCATCGCCTGCACCATGATGGGACTGATCGGCGGCGCTCAGTATATGAAGACCGCTTACATCAATCCGTCCACAGGATTTTCCATCAACTGGACCATTGCCATGACCTTCGCGGTAATTATCGGCGGACTGGGATACATGGAGGGCCCCATCATCGGATCGATTCTCTATGTTATCATCACCCAGATCATGTATAACTATCCGGGTATGTCCAATATCGTGCTTGGTATCATTGCCATTGTAGTTATTATGGCAGCTCCTCAGGGAATCATGGGATTCATCTACGAGCACACCGGGTTCCTGCTTCTGTCGCCCAGACGAAGTATCCCGGACTTTGAGCCTTCCGCTCCGGCAAAGGGGGAGGCATCCAAATAA
- a CDS encoding ABC transporter ATP-binding protein: MSKLLEVNNIDVFYGDFHAIKDVSIHVEPGQIVSLIGANGAGKSTIMNTICGINHPKNGTIVFDGTDISHKKTNQIARLGLSMSPEGSHCFEKMTVQDNLLMGAYLAKGSERSSRLEQVYTLFPVLKEKKNQTATYLSGGQRQMLAIGRGIMTQPKILLLDEISLGLAPVVINDIYDRLQEIAATGLTMLVVEQNVNRSLSVADYAYVILEGRVVMQGKTSELNVDDVNDAYFGMNDFAS; this comes from the coding sequence ATGAGTAAGCTGTTGGAAGTAAATAATATCGACGTGTTCTATGGTGACTTCCATGCGATCAAAGATGTAAGCATTCATGTGGAACCCGGCCAGATCGTATCCCTGATCGGGGCAAACGGCGCAGGCAAATCCACAATCATGAATACCATCTGCGGAATCAATCACCCGAAAAACGGAACCATTGTTTTCGACGGAACAGACATTTCCCATAAAAAAACCAATCAGATCGCCCGCCTGGGGCTGTCCATGTCCCCGGAAGGAAGCCACTGCTTTGAGAAAATGACGGTACAGGACAACCTGCTGATGGGCGCGTATCTGGCCAAAGGCTCTGAACGCAGCAGCCGGCTGGAGCAGGTCTATACCCTGTTTCCGGTTCTGAAAGAAAAGAAAAATCAGACAGCGACCTACCTGTCCGGCGGACAGAGACAGATGCTGGCCATCGGAAGGGGAATTATGACCCAGCCGAAGATCCTGCTGCTGGATGAGATTTCCCTGGGACTTGCACCGGTAGTCATCAATGATATTTATGACAGACTGCAGGAGATCGCGGCAACCGGCCTGACCATGCTGGTGGTGGAGCAGAACGTAAACCGCTCCCTTTCCGTGGCGGATTACGCGTATGTGATCCTGGAAGGCCGTGTGGTGATGCAGGGCAAGACATCGGAACTGAATGTAGATGATGTAAATGACGCATACTTTGGTATGAATGATTTCGCGTCCTGA
- a CDS encoding AraC family transcriptional regulator: MIPFFRKKGRGVEVVARHPHQAPPHLHDSLECFLVESGSFELAVSRQIYHMEAGDFAILFPGQIHSFQNFELENGSGIFVWASPSSLQRFLPMIQAYETVGPVIRARDLHPDIRYAMNSMREYPLKQEDSVIGQAFVSIIIERSVDSLGLRKRGQNEDNSLLCQVIAYVLDHFQSNLSLESIGHELGVSPYTLSRVFSKVICKNFKQYVNEIRLEYALSLLAYTDDSVTDICMRSGFGSQRTFNRAFQEVYHRSPREYRNLLKENQPETDPLPEDPSGNRTDGRPAEDRPEPECTAGRSDQPGNQRPEPERTAIRTGSAGQ, encoded by the coding sequence ATGATTCCATTTTTCAGAAAAAAAGGAAGGGGAGTTGAGGTTGTGGCCCGGCATCCGCATCAGGCGCCGCCTCATCTGCACGATTCCCTGGAGTGCTTTCTGGTGGAAAGCGGCTCTTTTGAACTGGCGGTCAGCAGGCAGATTTATCATATGGAAGCAGGAGATTTCGCAATCCTGTTTCCGGGCCAGATCCATTCGTTCCAGAACTTTGAACTGGAGAACGGTTCCGGTATTTTTGTATGGGCATCTCCCTCTTCCCTGCAGCGGTTTCTGCCGATGATACAGGCTTATGAGACCGTCGGCCCGGTGATCCGGGCCCGGGACCTGCATCCGGACATCCGCTACGCAATGAACAGCATGCGGGAGTATCCGCTGAAACAGGAAGATTCCGTTATCGGTCAGGCATTTGTATCGATTATCATCGAGCGCAGCGTGGATTCCCTTGGCCTTCGGAAACGGGGGCAGAATGAGGACAACAGCCTGCTCTGTCAGGTGATTGCGTATGTTCTGGATCATTTTCAGAGCAATCTGTCCCTGGAAAGCATCGGACATGAGCTGGGCGTCAGCCCCTATACCCTGTCCCGGGTATTTTCCAAGGTGATCTGCAAGAATTTCAAACAGTATGTCAATGAGATCCGTCTGGAATACGCGCTGAGCCTGCTGGCCTATACCGATGATTCCGTTACGGATATCTGTATGCGGTCAGGATTCGGCAGCCAGCGGACGTTTAACCGCGCCTTTCAGGAGGTCTATCACCGGTCTCCCAGGGAATACCGGAATCTTCTGAAAGAAAATCAGCCGGAAACAGATCCGTTACCGGAGGATCCTTCCGGGAACCGCACAGACGGTCGGCCGGCGGAAGACCGGCCGGAACCGGAGTGTACAGCCGGAAGATCGGATCAGCCGGGCAATCAACGGCCGGAACCGGAGCGTACAGCCATAAGGACCGGGTCAGCCGGGCAGTAA
- the guaB gene encoding IMP dehydrogenase: MAKIIGEGITFDDVLLVPAYSEVTPNMVDISTYLTKKIKLNIPMMSASMDTVTEHRMAIAMARQGGIGIIHKNMSITAQAEEVDKVKRSENGVITDPFSLSADHTLQDADDLMAKFRISGVPITDNEGKLVGIITNRDLKFETDFSKKISESMTSEGLITAQEGITLDEAKKILAKARKEKLPIVDVNFHLKGLITIKDIEKQIKYPLSAKDDQGRLLCGAGVGITHDMMDRVDALVGANVDAIVVDSAHGHSKNILDAVSRIKNKYPDLQIIAGNVATGEATEALIQAGADCVKVGIGPGSICTTRVVAGIGVPQISAIMDCYAVAKKYDIPIIADGGIKYSGDLTKALAAGASVCMMGSLFAGCDEAPGEFELYQGRKYKVYRGMGSLAAMENGSKDRYFQEDARKLVPEGVEGRVAAKGSVEDTIFQMIGGIRSGMGYCGAKDIPTLTKTSHFVKISAAALRESHPHDIHITKEAPNYSIEE; encoded by the coding sequence ATGGCAAAAATCATTGGCGAGGGAATTACTTTTGATGACGTTCTTTTAGTTCCGGCATACTCAGAAGTGACACCAAATATGGTAGACATCTCTACTTATCTCACCAAAAAGATCAAATTAAACATCCCTATGATGAGTGCGAGTATGGATACTGTTACGGAGCATCGTATGGCAATTGCCATGGCGCGCCAGGGCGGCATCGGCATCATCCACAAAAACATGTCCATCACTGCCCAGGCAGAAGAAGTGGACAAAGTAAAACGCTCCGAAAACGGCGTCATTACCGATCCTTTTTCCCTTTCCGCGGATCATACCCTGCAGGACGCAGATGATCTGATGGCCAAATTCCGTATATCCGGCGTTCCGATTACTGATAACGAAGGCAAGCTGGTGGGAATCATCACCAACCGTGACTTAAAGTTCGAAACCGACTTCTCCAAAAAAATCAGTGAATCCATGACCAGCGAAGGTCTGATCACCGCGCAGGAAGGCATCACCCTGGACGAAGCCAAAAAGATCCTCGCCAAAGCCAGAAAAGAAAAACTTCCCATCGTTGATGTAAACTTCCACTTAAAGGGCCTGATCACCATCAAAGACATCGAAAAACAGATCAAATATCCCCTTTCCGCCAAGGATGACCAGGGAAGACTGCTCTGCGGTGCCGGCGTAGGCATCACCCATGATATGATGGACCGTGTGGACGCCCTGGTGGGCGCCAATGTAGACGCCATTGTCGTGGATTCCGCCCACGGACATTCCAAGAATATCCTGGACGCTGTATCCCGGATCAAAAACAAATATCCGGATCTTCAGATTATCGCCGGCAACGTTGCCACCGGCGAGGCAACGGAAGCCCTGATCCAGGCAGGCGCTGACTGTGTCAAAGTCGGCATCGGCCCCGGCTCCATCTGCACGACCCGTGTGGTTGCCGGTATCGGTGTGCCGCAGATTTCTGCCATTATGGACTGCTACGCCGTAGCCAAAAAATACGATATCCCGATCATCGCGGACGGCGGCATCAAATACTCCGGCGATCTGACCAAAGCCCTGGCAGCAGGCGCCAGCGTATGCATGATGGGTTCCCTCTTCGCAGGCTGCGACGAGGCTCCCGGCGAATTCGAACTGTATCAGGGACGGAAATACAAAGTATACCGCGGTATGGGTTCCCTGGCTGCCATGGAAAACGGCTCCAAAGACCGGTATTTCCAGGAAGACGCCCGCAAGCTGGTTCCGGAAGGCGTCGAAGGCCGTGTCGCTGCCAAAGGCAGTGTGGAAGATACCATCTTCCAGATGATCGGCGGTATCCGTTCCGGTATGGGCTACTGCGGAGCCAAAGATATTCCTACTCTGACAAAGACCAGCCACTTCGTCAAGATCTCCGCGGCTGCGCTTCGTGAATCTCATCCTCATGACATTCACATTACGAAAGAAGCACCGAACTACAGCATCGAAGAGTAA